The genome window AAGTAGTCGTTAACGATGCCGTCAAGATCGGTGGTAATCGTCCCTTTGTCCTAATCGCCGGCCCTTGTGTCATCGAGGACAAGGATCAGGTCGAAACCACTGCTCAACGGATTCAGGAGATTGCTGGCCGGGTAGGGGTACCCTACGTCTTTAAAGCTTCCTTTGACAAAGCCAATCGCTCTTCTCTGCAGGGTTTTCGGGGCCCAGGTCTGGAGGAAGGATTACGCATCTTGCAGGGGATCAAAGAGAAATTCTCCCTCCCCGTGTTGACGGATATTCACACCGAAGAGCAGGCCAAGGTCGCCGGAGAAGTGGTGGACATTATCCAAATTCCCGCCTTTTTGTGTCGGCAAACGGATTTGCTTCTCGCCGCGGGCAGGACCCAGGCGGTGGTTAATGTCAAGAAGGGGCAGTTTCTGGCTCCTTGGGATATCGATAATGTCGTGGAGAAGATTGTCCAGGGTACTGGAAATGAAAGGATTCTCCTTACGGAACGGGGAGTGACCTTTGGCTACAATAACCTGGTGGTGGACATGACGGCTTTGCCTCGGATGAGAGCTACCGGATACCCTGTGGTCTTTGATGCCACCCATAGTGTTCAACTCCCGGGAGGGGCCGGTACTTCCTCCGCGGGCCGAAGGGAATTTGTGCCGACTCTGGCCAGGGCTGCCGCCGCGGTGGGTATCGATGCCCTGTTCTTGGAGGTCCATGAGTGTCCGGATAAGGCCAAGAGTGACGGACCCAACATGGTTCCCTTAGATCAGCTAGAGGATCTGCTGCGTCAGGTAAAGGAAATCGATACCCTAGTTAAGTCGTGGTAAGACTTGGACAAAG of Bacillota bacterium contains these proteins:
- the kdsA gene encoding 3-deoxy-8-phosphooctulonate synthase, with protein sequence MVKEVVVNDAVKIGGNRPFVLIAGPCVIEDKDQVETTAQRIQEIAGRVGVPYVFKASFDKANRSSLQGFRGPGLEEGLRILQGIKEKFSLPVLTDIHTEEQAKVAGEVVDIIQIPAFLCRQTDLLLAAGRTQAVVNVKKGQFLAPWDIDNVVEKIVQGTGNERILLTERGVTFGYNNLVVDMTALPRMRATGYPVVFDATHSVQLPGGAGTSSAGRREFVPTLARAAAAVGIDALFLEVHECPDKAKSDGPNMVPLDQLEDLLRQVKEIDTLVKSW